The Thermotoga caldifontis AZM44c09 genomic interval CCACCTGAAAGTACGAACGGATTTGCGTGTCTCACTTCAGAAAGCTGAAACATCTTCAACGCCGCTTCTATGTTCTCTCGAATTTCTTCGCTTCTCAATCCCAAATTTTCGAGGCCGAACGCGAGGTCTTCTTCAACGGTCGAACCTACGATCTGTTCGAAGGGATTGTGGAGAACGTAACAGCAAAGTTCTCTCAAATCCGCATCCGTTACGATCCTTCCATCTATAATTATGGTACCCGACCTGACGGGAAGCAACCCAGCAATTATTTTCAGCAACGTCGTTTTCCCAGATCCGTTGGCCCCCACCAAGAGATTGAAAGAACCTTCTTCCACTGCCAGGGTGATGCCTTTCAAAGCAAATCCTTCACCGTAACTGAAGTGAATATCTCTGAGCTCGATCACTGCTGCG includes:
- a CDS encoding energy-coupling factor ABC transporter ATP-binding protein: MIELRDIHFSYGEGFALKGITLAVEEGSFNLLVGANGSGKTTLLKIIAGLLPVRSGTIIIDGRIVTDADLRELCCYVLHNPFEQIVGSTVEEDLAFGLENLGLRSEEIRENIEAALKMFQLSEVRHANPFVLSGGLAQKLVIASLYLLKPEIFLLDEPTSMLDDLGVEELLEALRELKQLGKTIFVSTHEPRIFFDLATSVIHMSDGTIDFHGGIHEFLERRFEDVEC